One Fulvia fulva chromosome 8, complete sequence DNA window includes the following coding sequences:
- a CDS encoding Putative serine/threonine-protein phosphatase: MPGLPASVDLDECIARLYRKELLADSVIEAICAKTKELLMKESNVVHILSPVTVVGDIHGQFFDMIEIFKIGGYCPDTNYLFLGDYVDRGLFSIETISLLVCLKLRYPQRVHLIRGNHESRGVTQSYGFYTECSRKYGNPAVWHYFTDMFDYLSLSCVIDDKIFCVHGGLSPSIHSIDQIKIIDRFREIPHEGPMADLVWSDPDGERDEFSLSPRGAGYTFGAQVVKKFLEVNSMTHILRAHQLCNEGYMVMFDDRLSTVWSAPNYCYRCGNLASVLEVGPGGERKWNVFDAAPENEAHRLEQQNQHNAAAGSDPVKDYFL; encoded by the exons ATGCCTGGTCTGCCTG CCAGCGTCGACCTCGACGAGTGCATCGCCCGCCTCTACCGCAAGGAACTCCTCGCCGACTCGGTCATTGAAGCAATATGCGCCAAAACGAAAGAGCTGCTGATGAAGGAGAGCAATGTCGTGCACATCCTCTCGCCGGTGACGGTAGTGGGAGACATACACGGACAGTTCTTCGACATGATTGAGATCTTCAAGATTGGCGGCTACTGTCCCGACACCAACTATCTCTTCCTCG GGGACTACGTCGACCGCGGCCTCTTCAGCATCGAAACAATCTCCCTCCTCGTCTGCCTCAAACTCCGCTACCCGCAACGCGTCCACCTCATCCGAGGCAACCACGAATCGCGCGGCGTCACCCAATCCTACGGCTTCTACACCGAATGCTCGCGCAAATACGGCAACCCGGCAGTATGGCATTACTTCACCGACATGTTCGATTACCTGTCCCTCTCCTGCGTCATCGACGATAAGATCTTCTGCGTCCATGGCGGCCTATCACCCAGCATCCACAGCATCGACCAGATCAAGATCATCGACCGCTTCAGAGAAATCCCACACGAAGGGCCCATGGCAGATCTGGTATGGAGCGATCCGGATGGGGAGAGGGATGAGTTCAGTCTCAGTCCGAGAGGAGCGGGATATACCTTCGGTGCGCAGGTGGTGAAGAAGTTCCTGGAGGTGAACAGCATGACACACATCCTGCGAGCGCATCAGCTCTGCAATGAGGGGTATATGGTCATGTTTGACGATCGCTTGTCGACGGTTTGGAGCGCGCCGAATTACTGCTACAGGTGTGGGAATTTGGCGAGTGTGCTGGAGGTTGGACCTGGCGGGGAGAGGAAGTGGAATGTCTTTGATGCGGCGCCGGAGAATGAGGCGCATAGACTGGAGCAGCAGAATCAGCATAATGCTGCTGCTGGGAGTGATCCTGTCAAGGATTACTTCTTGTGA
- a CDS encoding Isocyanide synthase xanB, with the protein MARATATMGEDYNDSCSCMPFKMLKTRFRARLSSLKQRRASSIDRAPPTTSRLTETKRSTASQTSDDSSSTVVATPSQAEKLSNNDLDLARRILAIICRYKLPTRKEPLHDAESRHLEQICGLVSRSEPIQMCLPAFPFKSPNTSTKVLGHLPDKAEEFGLAHLNGLCAAIVHIYEPGASLMIISDGLVYNDLLGVPDKNVWAYGQALRDIATEQNLKHIHFSRLRDLAKINVPDKLDQITYTSNATNFRHALLSQYSDPEFDATVRIHEDENTCLTYRGYLKFLATDLQDVYPVGAERSKSQYKKGFEYIAKQMLFRGDAFARAVRETFPDHVRLSIHQTQDTECKISISLLPTGTSFTTPWHCCIAFNLDGMTTTGHHATFDADDRYELIHKNGRPSFYLEKSFLLSWGQDRGGISCDPLYPAGLMLRPSIEDVDGAKVRALAQQNSPVILRDFAKTRDRELFVQASHRMGTPTGWKFGLVLEVKDQGNDTRGLNNVLSSEWMPFHYDGLFKTEKRALPDGSEQLVPTPPKFQLFTSVTTSPKDTGFTLFSTSTLLSKYLPKDLPLEKLKTLTWSVSTSSFNAIALRNLPLVVDHPDTGKPCLRFHEPWPQEKTRFDATDINIENARGISEDGTVWTSKEICEILTDLLHDRRVCCYHSWEKGDLLVSDNILAHHTRSDFKSGSERELWRIHFE; encoded by the exons ATGGCTCGGGCCACAGCAACCATGGGGGAAGACTACAACGACAGCTGCAGCTGTATGCCATTCAAGATGCTCAAAACACGCTTTCGGGCAAGGCTATCTAGCTTGAAGCAACGACGAGCATCCAGTATCGACAGAGCACCACCTACGACCTCCAGACTCACAGAGACAAAACGATCGACGGCATCTCAGACCAGTGACGACAGCTCTTCCACTGTTGTAGCTACTCCCAGTCAGGCGGAGAAGCTCAGCAACAATGATCTGGATCTGGCCCGACGCATTCTAGCCATCATTTGCCGCTACAAGCTGCCAACTCGGAAAGAACCGCTGCACGATGCGGAAAGCAGACACCTCGAACAGATATGTGGCCTCGTCTCCAGATCCGAGCCTATACAAATGTGCTTGCCAGCATTCCCGTTCAAGTCGCCCAACACCAGTACCAAAGTCCTTGGTCATCTGCCGGACAAAGCTGAAGAGTTCGGCTTGGCTCATCTCAATGGCCTGTGCGCTGCGATCGTTCACATCTACGAGCCCGGTGCCAGCCTCATGATCATTTCAGACGGCCTGGTCTACAACG ATCTCCTGGGCGTTCCTGACAAGAATGTCTGGGCCTATGGCCAAGCTCTCCGTGACATAGCCACCGAGCAAAATCTCAAGCACATCCACTTCTCGCGTCTCCGGGACCTGGCCAAGATCAATGTGCCAGACAAGCTAGACCAAATCACATATACCTCGAACGCCACGAACTTCCGACACGCGCTGCTTTCACAGTACAGTGACCCTGAGTTTGATGCCACGGTACGGATACACGAGGACGAGAACACCTGCCTTACTTACCGCGGCTACCTCAAATTCCTTGCAACGGACCTGCAGGACGTGTATCCAGTGGGAGCTGAGCGTTCCAAGTCGCAGTACAAGAAGGGGTTTGAATACATCGCCAAGCAAATGTTGTTTAGGGGAGAT GCATTTGCTAGAGCTGTTCGCGAGACCTTTCCAGACCACGTCAGGTTATCAATTCACCAGACACAAGACACGGAATGCAAGATTTCCATCAGTCTTCTGCCCACCGGCACATCTTTTACAACTCCATGGCACTGCTGCATTGCATTCAATCTGGACGGCATGACCACCACAGGCCATCACGCAACATTCGACGCTGACGATCGCTATGAGCTCATACACAAGAACGGCCGCCCAAGCTTCTACCTCGAAAAATCTTTCCTTCTCTCGTGGGGTCAGGACCGCGGCGGCATTAGCTGTGATCCTCTCTATCCAGCGGGTCTCATGTTACGCCCGTCTATCGAGGACGTAGATGGTGCGaaagtacgagctctagcACAGCAAAACTCTCCTGTCATCCTACGAGACTTCGCCAAGACTCGGGATCGCGAACTCTTCGTCCAGGCTTCACATCGTATGGGCACACCCACGGGCTGGAAGTTTGGTCTCGTTCTCGAAGTCAAAGACCAAGGCAACGACACTCGCGGCTTGAACAACGTCTTGTCGTCCGAATGGATGCCTTTCCATTACGATGGTCTCTTCAAGACAGAGAAGCGTGCTCTGCCCGATGGCTCAGAACAGCTTGTACCTACGCCACCCAAGTTTCAGCTCTTCACATCTGTGACGACTAGTCCCAAAGACACTGGCTTCACGCTATTCTCAACCTCCACGCTGCTGTCCAAGTATTTGCCGAAAGACCTACCATTGGAGAAACTGAAGACTTTGACGTGGAGCGTCAGTACATCTTCCTTCAACGCAATAGCTCTGCGTAATCTCCCACTGGTTGTGGATCACCCTGACACGGGAAAGCCATGCTTACGATTCCATGAGCCTTGGCCGCAGGAGAAGACCAGATTCGACGCTACGGATATCAACATCGAGAATGCCCGCGGTATCAGCGAAGACGGGACAGTGTGGACTAGTAAAGAAATCTGTGAGATTTTGACGGACCTGTTGCATGATCGCAGGGTCTGCTGTTATCATTCTTGGGAGAAAGGAGATTTGTTGGTGAGCGACAATATCCTTGCACACCACACAAGGAGTGACTTCAAGAGTGGTAGTGAGAGGGAATTGTGGAGGATACACTTTGAATAG
- a CDS encoding 3-hydroxybenzoate 4-monooxygenase, with translation MIGQPDIEHALLKRLPADTVHYDERVVSISEGQESVTITTDQQRTISAKYAIGADGAKSMVRNALGISFTGTKPEMVWAVLDTFIDTDFPVCSEIITFQLNEQSRVSWIPRERGMARFYVLLEGEVTQEKAEASIREHMRPHWVEYKSTEWFSTFEIKERIASSFISKTGTRRILLASNAAYVYAINGGQGLNTGIANTFALA, from the exons ATGATCGGCCAGCCCGACATCGAGCACGCGTTGCTAAAGCGTCTGCCCGCAGACACAGTACACTACGACGAGCGAGTAGTCTCGATCTCCGAGGGCCAGGAAAGCGTCACGATCACGACCGACCAACAGCGAACGATTTCTGCGAAGTATGCCATCGGAGCAGACGGAGCCAAGTCCATGGTTCGCAATGCGCTGGGGATCAGTTTCACGGGTACCAAGCCGGAGATGGTCTGGGCTGTCCTCGACACTTTCATTGACACTGACTTTCCCGTCTGCTCTGAGATCATTACATTCCAACTCAACGAGCAGTCGAGGGTGTCATGGATCCCGCGCGAACGTGGCATGGCGCGATTCTACGTTCTGCTGGAGGGAGAAGTGACGCAGGAGAAGGCAGAGGCTTCGATTCGAGAGCACATGAGGCCGCATTGGGTGGAATACAAGAGCACGGAGTGGTTCAGTACCTTTGAGa TTAAGGAGCGGATCGCCTCGAGCTTTATTTCGAAAACGGGAACTAGACGTATCTTACTCGCTAGTAACGCCGCCTACGTCTACGCTATAAACGGCGGTCAAGGCCTTAATACCGGCATCGCTAATACATTTGCTCTAGCCTAG